In Anomaloglossus baeobatrachus isolate aAnoBae1 chromosome 3, aAnoBae1.hap1, whole genome shotgun sequence, one genomic interval encodes:
- the LOC142295459 gene encoding uncharacterized protein LOC142295459, protein MSESSSGVNTSSNSFSKSYSSHCSDLSETNTSLPVLSSNRRALQQSCDSGISSPLPCDAFKYLTWHKLKEHDVQGTQIRCPRVREGPTEDELVIRGEAHLFQERTQTNDKEIWQQRLQENWENCLNINLSYQDLGDPYQENNFHRILRRLIRIERLWLVDNSLKDLSAIRLPRCKELNLSKNHFRSFKQLPKLPAILHLSLAENNIESLSGLVDLKHSPLESLVLKSNPCEFLEDYRLRVFSILPNLKTLDGIPKLPEDWSVAEESHFLTSKCAIL, encoded by the exons CTCCTCAGGTGTGAACACAAGCAGCAACAGCTTCTCTAAATCCTATTCATCGCACTGCTCTGATCTAAGCGAAACCAACACGTCTTTACCAGTCTTGTCAAGTAACAGAAGAGCATTGCAGCAGAGCTGTGATTCCGGCATTTCCTCCCCG CTTCCATGTGACGCGTTCAAATATCTAACTTGGCACAAGCTGAAAGAACATGATGTACAGGGGACTCAAATTCGCTGTCCTAGAGTGAGAGAAG GGCCGACGGAGGATGAACTTGTAATAAGAGGAGAGGCTCATCTATTCCAAGAAAGGACACAAACGAACGATAAAGAGATATGGCAGCAGAGACTGCAAGAAAACTGGGAGAATTGTCTG AATATAAATCTGTCTTATCAAGATCTTGGGGATCCTTACCAAGAAAACAACTTTCACCGTATTCTTCGACGTTTAATAAGAATTGAAAGACTTTGGTTGGTTGACAACTCATTAAAAGACTTGAGTGCCATTCGATTGCCAAG GTGCAAAGAGTTAAATTTAAGCAAAAATCACTTTAGGTCCTTTAAGCAGCTGCCAAAGCTTCCTGCAATCCTGCACTTGTCACTTGCTGAGAATAACATTGAGTCTTTAAGTGGGCTTGTAGACCTGAAGCATTCTCCACTAGAGTCACTTGTCCTAAAGTCAAATCCTTGTGAGTTTTTGGAAGACTACAGACTACG aGTGTTCTCCATTTTGCCAAATTTGAAAACATTAGATGGAATTCCAAAACTTCCAGAGGATTGGTCAGTggcagaagaaagccattttttaaCAAGCAAGTGCGCAATTTTATAA